From Lolium perenne isolate Kyuss_39 chromosome 5, Kyuss_2.0, whole genome shotgun sequence, a single genomic window includes:
- the LOC127300367 gene encoding F-box/FBD/LRR-repeat protein At1g13570, producing MENKKGTSDSSNKATACREGEAASGEAGRDRLSKLPDDILLNILERVDTLEALRTCILSKRMLQLCTMFSWFDINMGSLCHHHKAQIGTIPCLARFNNVVAAVTGKILSARNVEIPIRKLRVKFYLRHDDCFSIGKAVACAMATQKVDDAEFVLLTETGCLSCTHADLLCHAKKFNSWFHDWPIVFAGLTRLWLRNMRFGELDIPNILSTCKRLESLRLSYCDAGVCSVLQLEHAQLVELHIDLGKFGTVHLNCLPNLQRLNYTCWSYQDPLTFGSVPQLSKLSLVNIGISSTKNLQLSELLAKVPWIKDLHLDFKSEKIWVLPECPKLLAPVLGELQIVNLDNLPERCDIAWTMFILEAAPSLKELHITVWDHLCKMVTNKDLRMKNGYCEKANVEWKPSAADFKHKNLVKLTIYGFQPDENFVRYVRHVMEVAVNMEEISLHDREVCEHCGDLEPSIQVCPSRYPQTSEEKDMLREKITKELRISSPAVIHFSS from the exons ATGGAGAACAAGAAGGGAACTAGCGACAGCAGCAAT AAAGCCACTGCTTGCCGTGAAGGTGAAGCAGCTTCTGGCGAAGCTGGAAGAGATAGGCTTAGCAAGCTGCCCGATGACATTCTACTCAACATCCTGGAGAGGGTCGACACGTTAGAAGCATTAAGAACCTGCATCCTCTCTAAGCGAATGCTGCAGCTCTGCACCATGTTCTCGTGGTTTGACATAAATATGGGTTCCCTTTGCCATCACCATAAGGCCCAAATCGGCACCATTCCTTGTCTTGCTCGGTTCAACAATGTTGTGGCTGCTGTCACAGGGAAGATCCTGAGTGCGAGGAATGTGGAGATCCCCATCCGCAAGCTGCGGGTGAAATTCTATTTGAGGCATGATGATTGTTTTTCCATCGGCAAAGCTGTTGCCTGCGCAATGGCAACCCAGAAGGTGGATGATGCTGAGTTTGTGCTTCTCACAGAGACGGGTTGTTTAAGCTGCACTCATGCCGATCTCCTCTGCCATGCCAAGAAGTTTAATAGTTGGTTTCACGATTGGCCAATTGTGTTTGCTGGGCTCACACGCCTGTGGCTGCGCAATATGAGGTTTGGTGAACTGGACATCCCCAACATCCTTAGCACCTGCAAGCGGTTGGAATCTTTGCGTCTCTCCTACTGTGACGCAGGGGTCTGTTCCGTGCTGCAATTAGAACATGCTCAACTTGTTGAGCTCCACATTGACCTTGGAAAATTTGGGACCGTTCATCTCAACTGTCTACCAAACCTCCAACGCTTGAACTATACTTGTTGGTCTtatcaagatcccctcacttttgGTTCTGTCCCACAGCTTTCAAAGCTAAGCCTTGTAAACATTGGTATTAGTTCGACTAAGAATCTCCAGTTAAGTGAACTCCTTGCTAAAGTACCCTGGATAAAAGACCTGCATCTGGATTTTAAAAGTGAAAAG ATTTGGGTTCTACCAGAATGCCCCAAACTGCTTGCGCCTGTCCTTGGAGAGCTACAGATTGTAAATCTGGATAATCTTCCTGAAAGATGTGATATTGCCTGGACCATGTTCATTCTTGAAGCTGCACCCTCCCTAAAGGAGCTACACATCACGGTGTGGGATCATTTATGCAAAATGGTAACTAACAAGGACCTTCGGATGAAAAATGGTTACTGTGAGAAAGCAAACGTGGAGTGGAAACCATCTGCTGCTGATTTCAAGCACAAGAATCTGGTTAAGCTCACCATCTACGGTTTTCAACCTGACGAAAATTTTGTGCGGTACGTTAGACATGTCATGGAAGTTGCGGTGAACATGGAGGAGATATCTCTGCATGACAGGGAGGTGTGCGAGCACTGCGGAGACTTGGAACCCAGTATCCAGGTTTGTCCTTCTAGATATCCGCAGACCAGTGAGGAGAAGGATATGTTGAGGGAGAAGATTACTAAGGAGTTGCGGATTTCTTCACCTGCTGTGATTCACTTCAGTTCTTAG